Proteins encoded by one window of Candidatus Odinarchaeum yellowstonii:
- a CDS encoding HIT domain-containing protein: protein MFCKAVKDPEGSDVKILFKNEKIMVVLNKYPYNPGHLMVVPTRHVENLTDLDSSDISYLFNKVAAVINLLKIVYNPPGFNIGLNIGENSGASIKHLHIHIVPRYRSESGFMEVTAGTRVLIETIEQTYNLLLPHVSILKD from the coding sequence ATATTCTGTAAGGCTGTTAAAGATCCTGAGGGATCAGACGTTAAGATACTTTTTAAAAATGAAAAAATTATGGTGGTTTTAAATAAATACCCATACAACCCAGGGCATTTAATGGTGGTACCCACTAGACATGTTGAAAACTTAACAGACCTTGACAGTTCAGACATCTCCTACTTGTTTAATAAGGTTGCGGCTGTAATCAACCTTTTAAAGATCGTTTACAACCCGCCGGGGTTTAACATAGGGCTTAACATCGGCGAAAACAGTGGAGCTAGCATAAAACACCTCCACATCCACATAGTTCCAAGATACCGCTCTGAATCAGGTTTCATGGAGGTTACCGCAGGCACAAGGGTTTTAATTGAAACAATTGAACAAACCTATAATCTCCTATTACCCCACGTATCAATTCTAAAAGATTAA
- a CDS encoding class I SAM-dependent methyltransferase, with protein MTEDWETQWSRTWSNVPLWWAILWRGYRKLLKEVDLDSPKIMELGCGSGRTSLALAKLFRGEVTLVDNSKAAISKAKQTFRNQNIKTKFIIGDLFSLRLKGGYDLVHSEGLIEHFKGERLDELIKLHCSLCNSKGYVIIFAPTPSKIYKTWRFLQERLGVWYYGDEKPMMEDELKNLCERNGLHVVKTVKTPFQVGVLCKPST; from the coding sequence GTGACCGAGGATTGGGAGACTCAGTGGAGTAGAACATGGTCTAACGTGCCTTTATGGTGGGCGATACTCTGGAGGGGGTATAGGAAACTTTTAAAAGAGGTTGATTTAGATTCACCTAAGATAATGGAGCTGGGTTGCGGTAGCGGTAGAACCTCGCTAGCTTTAGCTAAATTATTTCGAGGAGAGGTTACTTTAGTTGATAACTCTAAAGCTGCTATAAGTAAAGCTAAGCAGACTTTTCGCAATCAGAATATTAAAACTAAGTTTATTATAGGCGACTTGTTTTCACTGAGATTGAAGGGGGGATATGACCTTGTTCATAGTGAGGGTTTAATCGAGCATTTTAAAGGTGAGCGGCTGGATGAATTGATTAAACTGCACTGTTCACTATGTAACTCTAAAGGTTATGTGATTATTTTCGCTCCAACACCTTCTAAAATCTATAAGACATGGAGGTTTCTCCAAGAACGATTAGGAGTATGGTATTATGGAGATGAAAAACCTATGATGGAGGATGAGCTTAAAAACTTATGTGAACGAAACGGGCTTCACGTTGTAAAAACTGTGAAAACACCTTTTCAAGTAGGTGTTTTATGTAAACCTTCAACTTAG
- a CDS encoding B12-binding domain-containing radical SAM protein has product MLIAPPLNFRRSFKELYEEYTCDGSLPPMGLMYLTAVLRNKGFQVKLFDLTAIPTTPESFRKLVEDYNPDIVGFSIIADAVNTSMILAGVVKKVNPNCLVIGGGISPTFLYHEILSNCPYFDIIVRGEGEYALLEIVELADKNMLWSNINNLKGVAYRANGVVKINEGVNIIKKLDELPIPDRSALTFNYTYQFGQLELSSKKFTTILTSRGCPFQCRFCACSAFTQSTYRARSPEKVLDEFEYIYSEGYRQVLITDDHFFLTPKRTISILKGLRERHIDMDIICESRVDFARSEVLKEAYKSGVKTIFYGMESGSQKILDYYQKKITVSQIYEAVEKTRNAGINMIVGSFMFGAPGETWEDMLLTVKLILSLDLDVPILNIVDVLPGTDLWFEAEKRGILPADAWRKTVNAARIFPETVPVERIKFLIDKTYSLFIKRGHYIGRQLVRTFSDDWRRGLVYRNLRRLGLSRIAKVFKEYTSSRRMYKYQFKNQV; this is encoded by the coding sequence ATGCTTATCGCTCCTCCTCTTAACTTTAGGAGGAGTTTCAAAGAACTTTATGAAGAGTATACATGTGATGGAAGCCTCCCCCCGATGGGTTTAATGTATTTAACTGCTGTTCTTAGAAACAAAGGCTTCCAAGTGAAGCTGTTCGATTTAACAGCTATACCAACTACACCGGAATCTTTTAGAAAACTTGTTGAAGACTATAACCCTGATATAGTAGGATTCTCGATTATCGCCGACGCTGTAAATACAAGTATGATACTGGCTGGTGTGGTTAAAAAAGTGAATCCGAATTGCCTTGTTATAGGAGGGGGGATTTCACCTACATTCTTATACCATGAAATTTTATCTAACTGCCCCTATTTTGATATAATAGTGCGAGGGGAGGGGGAGTATGCGCTACTTGAGATAGTGGAGCTGGCTGATAAAAACATGTTATGGAGTAATATAAATAATTTGAAGGGGGTCGCCTACCGAGCTAATGGTGTAGTTAAAATTAATGAGGGCGTCAACATTATCAAAAAGCTTGATGAACTTCCTATACCTGATAGATCCGCACTCACATTTAATTACACTTATCAATTCGGTCAATTAGAGCTCAGCTCTAAAAAATTCACGACTATATTGACATCTAGAGGCTGCCCATTTCAATGCAGGTTTTGCGCTTGCTCAGCTTTTACTCAATCAACTTATAGAGCTAGATCGCCTGAAAAAGTACTAGATGAATTCGAGTATATTTACAGTGAAGGGTATCGTCAGGTGTTAATCACAGACGACCATTTCTTTCTAACCCCTAAAAGAACAATCAGTATTTTGAAAGGCTTAAGGGAGAGACATATAGATATGGATATTATTTGTGAGAGTAGAGTGGATTTCGCAAGATCTGAAGTGTTAAAAGAGGCTTACAAAAGCGGTGTTAAAACAATTTTCTACGGTATGGAGTCTGGGAGCCAGAAGATACTAGACTATTATCAGAAGAAGATAACTGTTTCCCAGATTTACGAGGCTGTTGAAAAAACCAGAAACGCGGGTATTAACATGATAGTAGGCTCGTTTATGTTCGGTGCGCCTGGTGAAACATGGGAGGATATGCTTCTAACTGTGAAGCTGATTTTAAGCCTCGACTTAGATGTTCCAATATTGAATATAGTGGATGTTTTACCGGGAACAGATTTATGGTTTGAAGCGGAAAAAAGAGGGATACTACCGGCTGACGCTTGGAGAAAAACGGTGAACGCGGCTAGAATATTCCCGGAGACTGTTCCAGTTGAAAGAATAAAATTTTTGATAGATAAAACATACAGCTTATTTATTAAAAGAGGCCATTATATTGGGAGACAGTTGGTTAGAACTTTCAGCGATGATTGGAGGCGAGGGTTAGTTTATAGAAATTTAAGGAGACTCGGCTTAAGCAGGATAGCGAAAGTTTTCAAAGAATATACTTCTTCACGTCGAATGTATAAATATCAGTTTAAAAATCAAGTTTAG
- a CDS encoding GTP-binding protein produces the protein MEGKYILKIIIVGDAAVGKTSLVRSFIQEKFKTEYLPTLGVDIYHKQLTINNKVVDLSIWDIAGQKGWELMHRNYFRGADGCIAVFDLTRIKTLENLKSWILKVREYSKPDIPCVVLGNKSDLKVAIEVTDSKIEKIMKEIGCTYYFETSAKTGEKVDEAFTSLVKSVINKLKPR, from the coding sequence ATGGAAGGCAAGTATATTCTTAAAATAATTATAGTAGGAGACGCGGCTGTTGGGAAAACAAGTCTAGTCCGCAGTTTTATACAAGAGAAATTCAAAACAGAGTACCTCCCAACCTTAGGCGTCGACATATACCATAAACAATTAACTATAAATAATAAAGTTGTAGATTTATCCATCTGGGATATAGCCGGGCAGAAAGGCTGGGAGCTGATGCATAGAAATTATTTTAGGGGAGCTGACGGTTGTATAGCCGTTTTCGATTTAACTAGAATTAAAACATTGGAGAATCTTAAATCTTGGATTCTAAAAGTTAGAGAATATAGCAAGCCGGATATACCTTGTGTAGTATTAGGTAATAAAAGCGACTTAAAAGTAGCTATTGAAGTCACAGACTCTAAAATTGAAAAAATAATGAAAGAAATAGGCTGCACGTATTATTTTGAAACCAGCGCGAAAACCGGTGAAAAAGTTGATGAAGCATTCACTTCGCTTGTTAAATCCGTAATTAACAAACTGAAACCAAGGTAA